CAGGGCGGCCACCCGCGCCTGCTGGTCATCGAGGGCACGGATGAGAACCGGCACCTCGGTCAGCCCCGCCTGCTGCGCGGCCCGCCAGCGGCGCTCTCCGGCCACAATCTCGTAACCTTCCCCCGCCGGGCGAACCAGCAATGGTTGCAGCACCCCCTGGCTACGGATGCTGGCGGCCAACTCGGTCAGGGCCGTGGAGTCAAAGGCCCGCCGGGGTTGCCAGGGGCTGGGGCGCAGGGCGGCGGTGGACAGGGTGGACGGGGCCCCGTCCCCGCGCCCCCGTAGGGGACCGAGGTCCTCACCCAGCAGGCCCTTCAGGTCGCGGGCGCGACTAGGCCGGGAGCGGGTCACGCCACGCCTCCAGCGTAGACCAGGCCTGTCACCTGGGCCAGTTCACGGGTCAGGCGCTGAATATCACGGTGCACGGGGCTGCCCGGCGCGTAGAGGCCCACCGGGGCACCCTGGGCGGTGGAGTCCAGCCACACGGCCTCGCGCTGCGGCATCGGCTCGGCGAGCGGCGAGAGGGCGGCGCGCAGGTCAGACAAAACCTCGCGGTCATGCAGGCGCCGGGCATCGTAGAAGGTTGGCACATACAGGGCCACGTCCAGGTCGGGGCGAACTTCGCGGTACTCGCGCAGCGCTACCTGGAGGCCGGGCAGAGCGTCCAGACCCTTCTGGCGGGTCGGGACCGGCACAATCATCTGGTCAGCGGCCAGGGCGCCCAGAATGGCGAGTTGACCGAGGCTGGGGGGACTGTCAATCAGGACGACGTCGTAGTGGTCCTGCACCATTCCCAGCGCACGGTTAAGACGCCCCTGCGCCCCCACGGCTCCCATCATCAGCCGCTCGGCCAGGGCCAGGGTCATATGAGAGGGAATCAGGTGCAGGCCATGCACGGGCACTGGCGCTGGCAGGGGGCGGCCCTCCACGGCCACGGGGTGGGCGGTCTGCTCTGGAGTCACGCCTGTGACGCCCAGCCACCCGGTGAGGCTGGCCTGAGGGTCTAGATCAATCAGCAGCACCCGCAGGCCCGAGGCGGCCAGCTCGTGGCCCAGATTCAGAGTGAGCGACGTCTTCCCAGCACCTCCGGCATGGTTGAACACGGTGAACGTTTGCATGGTTGCACGATACAGCGCAGGTGTAACGCAGCGGCGCTGAGCAGCACGCACCTCCTCCTTAATGGCTCCTGCTGTCTCCCAGATGGTGACGTCGTGTGCCAGCGAGATCATTACGTTCGGCACTTGCGGGTGCAGAACTTCCTGAGCGCGTTGGCGAAAGGCCGTGATGCGTGGATGACTCTCACAGGGGTTCTAGCAACTTAACCTCGGTAGGCTGGTGAGCTGTGACTGACCGGAAACCGTACCGCCATCGTTTTCCCCTGAGCGTCATCGGCTACGCCCTACGGCTCTACCACCGCTTCCCGCTCAGCCAGCGTGACGTTCAGGAACTGCTCCACGAGCGCGGTGTTCAGGTCAGCCACGAAACTCTGCGGCAATGGAACATCAAATTCGCACCCATCCTCACCGAAGAACTGCGCCACCGAGAACTCCGCCGGGGTTCTCGGTGGCATCTGGATGAGGTCTACGTCAAGGTCGGTGGGGTGGGGCATTGGTTGTGGCGCGCGGTTGACGAATACGGAGCCATACTCGACATCCTCCTTCAGGAACATCGAGATACCGAGGCGGCCAAGTCCTTTTTTATCCGCATACTCGGTGAATATCGCGTCCCAGAGGCCATTCACACCGACAAGCTGTGGAGCTACGGGGCGGCGCTGCGTCAGCTTCCCGTGCTCCACACCGTGGAGCACGTTCAGGTCGTCTCCACCGCCCGCTGCAACAACCTGATTGAACAGTCGCATCGCCTGACTCGGCAGCAGGAACGTGCTCAGCTCGGCTTCAAACGACGAAAACGGACTCAAGAATTCCTGGCCCTGCACGCCCGAGTCTCGAACCTCCACCGCCACACCCGGACCACGGTCCCCGCCGCCCTCAGACGAAGCCATCAGTCCGCAGCCCTGCTTCGCTGGCGAGAGGTGATGCAGCAGGCGGCTTGAGAATCAAGCCGCCTGCTGGGATCCTTCGGCCCCGCCGAGGTTAAGTTGCCAGAACCCTCTAGGCTCACATGCCCATGCGTCCGGACATGGTGTGCTTCCAGCAGGTCCAGTAAGGTGGCTACATCGCGTTCTGCCACGGCCGCCACAGTCCGGCGCCGACGTTCCTCTGGCGCCAAAGCTACCCAAGCCCGGGACGGCGCAAGTTGTCCGTGCCTGTACAGCTCCAGCGTCACCGGATCAACTCCACTACGAAGGGAAGGTCCGGCAGGCGAGCCCAGTTCTGTTCTGCCGTCAGCACAGCCAGCCCATGTGCTTCGGCTGTCCCTAGACAGGCCGCGTCACCAAGACTCAGGCTGTACGGATTTTTGCGCGCGTAATAAAAGGTGGCCCGTGCCCGACAGGCAGCATCAAATGCTAGTTCGGAGACCAGGGGTGCCAAATGGCCCCACACAGCTTGCACTTGCCCATGAGTGTAGTCCCCTTTGCCGACCAGCTTGCCCTCCAGTTCGGTCAGGGTCACGCTGCTCACCTGACAGGCTCGGCTCGTCAGAGCCGCGCGCACGGCTTCATAGCCAGGCTCTTTCCGCCACAAAGCGATAACAGCGCTGGCATCTAAAAGCAGACCTGTCACCAGCCTCTTTCTGCCGCTTCTTGGCTCCGGTCATCCAACAGCTCCCGAGTCAAGTTGCGCTGGTCATGCCGAGCAAGGCTCCCGGTGGCCGCCTCAATCAGGGCCAGCCGAGTCGTGAGGTGGTAACCCTGGGCATCCTTGACCAACAACACCTCATCCCCTTCTTCAACCTTCAAGTCAGCCCGGACAGCTGTAGGGACGACTAAGCGACCCTGTGCCTGAATCTTCAAATTATAGTATTGAGGCTGCGACATAGTACTTATTTTACCTAACAAAGTACTCAAAATAGTGACTCCCCGTTCCAGCCTCTTTATCTTTTTGGTAATTCTGTTTACCAGAAGGATAGGGGATTTAGGTTTGAAAATGAGCTGAAAGGCGCCTAGATAGGTCTTTCTATTCGCTGTTCGCGAATAGCGAATATACTTTGGATGTGCTCAAGCCTCAGGATCTCCTCGTCCTTCTCAAACTTCTTCAGTCGGGCTGGACCACCCATAGCCAGGTTGCCCTCGCCCTCGGCATGAGCACATCCGAAGTCCACGCTGGGATCAAGCGGCTCAAGCATTCCCGCCTCGTCAAAGGCGAAGCCGTCCCCATCCGCACTGCAGTCCGTGACGTGCTCCGGTACGGCGTGCCTTACTTCCTTCCTGCTGAACGGGGCGAGTTGACCAGGGGCTTTCCTACCGCCCACGCTGCTCCTCCACTGAACGAGCTGATCGTGCAGGGTAATGACCCACCGCCCGTGTGGCCAGATCCAGATGGCCCAGTTCGTGGTCAGGCTTTCCAGCCGCTCTACCGGTCCGTCCCCTTCGCGGCCCGTCAGGACCCTGGGCTCTACGAATGGCTCGCGCTCATCGATGCCCTCCGGGGCGGGAGCACCCGTGAACGGCACCTGGCCACCGGGCTTCTGGAAGAACGCCTGCTAATGCCGGTGTCCCCGTGAGCAACGCAGAGAACCTGCGGCGGCTGAGCGAGACGGTCCGCCGCCTTGGGCACCTCGCTGAACAGATGGTGTTTGTCGGGGGCAGCACGACGGCCCTGTTCATCACCGACACCGCAGCGGCTGATGTCCGGGCGACCACTGATATCGACGCCATTGTCGAGACGAGCCGAGTCGGTTACGTTCACTTGACCGAAGCACTCAACCAGCAAGGGTTCTACGAAGACACCACCGAAGGCGCCCCCATCTGCCGCTTCCGCAGTGGGGAACTGGTCTTGGACGTAATGCCGACCGACGAGCAGGTTCTGGGCTTCAGCAACCCCTGGTACCTGCCGGCGATTCGGCATGCCGAGTGGTGGAGTCTTCCGGACGGCGGGCGCGTTCGGGTCATCACGGCTCCCTATTTCCTGGCAACCAAACTGGTGGCCTTTAGAGGGCGCGGTGAGGGCGATTACGGGATGAGCCATGACATCAGCGACGTCGTGTCTGTGCTTGACGGCCGCTCTGAACTCCTGACAGAGGTTAGGGCGAGCGATCCGGAGGTCAAAGCGTTTCTGGTCGAAGCGGCCCAGAACCTCCTGGCTGAGCCTGCCTTCCTCGACACCTTGGCCTACCACCTGCTGCCCGACCCCGCCAGCCAGGCCCGGGAGGACCTCATCATTCGGCGCCTGCGTGACATTGCTCGGCTGACCTGACCTGGGCAGCACCAGCCTCTCAGGTGACGAACTGGAAGAGAGTCCCCTGCGCGCCCGGCCGGTAAGCCTCCAGCAGATCAGGAAACAGGGTGGGTTGACCATGCCGGGCGCGGCGCAGGTACTGCTCCAGGGAAGCGTGGTGTCTTTGACTGCGCAGAACCAGCAGGTTGTCCCGGGTGTTGTTCAGCGAGTTGCCGTCCAGATGGTGGACGACCTCACCGGGCAGCAGAGGCCAACCTAGGGCTTCAGCCGCCCTGAGGCGGTGTACACGGACGCTGCGGCGCGCGACGGGATCCCAGACTGTGGCGTACTTCTTTTGGGCGCGTTGACGGCTCACACAGGTCTCCTCTGTGTCAAAGTATATCATTTCGGCTGTGCAAAATTCTAAAATTTTGCACTTTTATCTTTTTAACCATTCATCCAGCAGTTCGTTGACCAGGGTACTGACCTCTTTGCGCTCGTCCAGCAGGCGCTTGCGGACCTCCAGGTAAGTCGGACCGTGCAGGAGCACCGTGACCTGCTGATAGTCCGGGTTGGAACGCTTACCTGGCGGACGACCCACCCGGCGCCGCGGCTCTTCAGGAGCCGGCAGGGGAGGGGCGGGGGCCTCTGCTTCGATCTCACGCTCCCGGCGCTCACGCATGGTCCGCAGGCCAGAGAACTTGCTGCCCGTCACGCCTGCTCTCCAATGGCCGCCACGATCTCCTGTGCGGCGCGTTCGTAGTCCCACCACGCCAGTTTGGCTGCCTTTGAGTTTTTGACTGCGTAGACAGGCACGCCCTGAGCACTGGCATGCCGAAACGCGGAGGTCTGCCGAATAGACGCCGTCATGACTGGAAGGCCTTCCCCCTCCAGAAGCGCACGGGCTTCATCACCTTCGCGTGAAGGGCTGGGCGGAACCAACGTGAGGAGAATCCGGTACTGTCCACCCAGACTTTGGAGGGCTTCGGTTGTCTGGAGGAGAGCGTCCAGGCTCATGGCTTCAGGGTTGGTTGGAAGCACCAGGAGGTCACAGCCACCCACCAGGTCGCGCAGCTCGTCACCCGACGGCCGGGCCCCGGTATCGATGACGATGTGTTCAAACTGCCGCGAGAACTTCATGGCCTGGGCTTCGGGCACCACGGTAAAGGGCAGGCCCTCATGCGAGGCCCAGAGCGATGCACTCCGGTTGGCATCACCATCCACCAGCAGAGTAGGGGCTGAGTTCTGGAGATAGGCCGCCAGATGAACGGAGGTGGTCGTTTTGGCGACTCCACCTTTAAAGCCTGCGACAGTGATGATCATTGATCTACTGTACAGCTAGATGCACGGATAAGGTTTTGAAAGGGCATCATTTCATATGTGCAAAATTGTAAAATTCTGATTTTGAATCTTAAATGTGTGGCCTGACGACCGAGACTCACCTCTCTGTGACGTCATTCGCGCCCTCCGCACTAACGGGGCGTTAACGCCGGCGGGCCTACCGTGGTCTCATCCCAGCGCGCCCCACCCACTGTGCTGGCCACGCTGGGATCAGCGACTGCCTTCGCTGCGGAGGTTCATCATGCACCGTCATCCTGTCGTCGTCTCCCGCCTTCCCCCTTCCGCCTGCTCCGAGCGTTCCACATGACCTGGACTGCTGTTCTCCGGCAACTGCCCGCTCAGGGCACGATCGCCTTCCGCGGCGCCAACAGCGTCAATTTCTTGCCGGCTGGGCCGCCCAG
This genomic stretch from Deinococcus betulae harbors:
- a CDS encoding ParA family protein, producing MQTFTVFNHAGGAGKTSLTLNLGHELAASGLRVLLIDLDPQASLTGWLGVTGVTPEQTAHPVAVEGRPLPAPVPVHGLHLIPSHMTLALAERLMMGAVGAQGRLNRALGMVQDHYDVVLIDSPPSLGQLAILGALAADQMIVPVPTRQKGLDALPGLQVALREYREVRPDLDVALYVPTFYDARRLHDREVLSDLRAALSPLAEPMPQREAVWLDSTAQGAPVGLYAPGSPVHRDIQRLTRELAQVTGLVYAGGVA
- a CDS encoding PIN domain-containing protein yields the protein MTGLLLDASAVIALWRKEPGYEAVRAALTSRACQVSSVTLTELEGKLVGKGDYTHGQVQAVWGHLAPLVSELAFDAACRARATFYYARKNPYSLSLGDAACLGTAEAHGLAVLTAEQNWARLPDLPFVVELIR
- a CDS encoding HNH endonuclease — its product is MSRQRAQKKYATVWDPVARRSVRVHRLRAAEALGWPLLPGEVVHHLDGNSLNNTRDNLLVLRSQRHHASLEQYLRRARHGQPTLFPDLLEAYRPGAQGTLFQFVT
- a CDS encoding IS6 family transposase encodes the protein MTDRKPYRHRFPLSVIGYALRLYHRFPLSQRDVQELLHERGVQVSHETLRQWNIKFAPILTEELRHRELRRGSRWHLDEVYVKVGGVGHWLWRAVDEYGAILDILLQEHRDTEAAKSFFIRILGEYRVPEAIHTDKLWSYGAALRQLPVLHTVEHVQVVSTARCNNLIEQSHRLTRQQERAQLGFKRRKRTQEFLALHARVSNLHRHTRTTVPAALRRSHQSAALLRWREVMQQAA
- a CDS encoding ParA family protein; protein product: MIITVAGFKGGVAKTTTSVHLAAYLQNSAPTLLVDGDANRSASLWASHEGLPFTVVPEAQAMKFSRQFEHIVIDTGARPSGDELRDLVGGCDLLVLPTNPEAMSLDALLQTTEALQSLGGQYRILLTLVPPSPSREGDEARALLEGEGLPVMTASIRQTSAFRHASAQGVPVYAVKNSKAAKLAWWDYERAAQEIVAAIGEQA